One Globicephala melas chromosome 6, mGloMel1.2, whole genome shotgun sequence genomic window carries:
- the PLPP6 gene encoding polyisoprenoid diphosphate/phosphate phosphohydrolase PLPP6, with product MPSPRRNAEGRPLAACAPSSSGSPAHGGGGGRFEFQSLLSSRAPGTDPTCARLRASESPVHRRGSFPLAGAGSSPALPSPLPEEDRMDLNPSFLGIALRSLLAIDLWLSKKLGVCAGESSSWGSVRPLMKLLEISGHGIPWLLGTLYCLSRSDSWAGREVLMNLLFSLLLDLLLVALIKGLVRRRRPAHNQMDMFFTLSVDKYSFPSGHATRAALVSRFILNHLVLAIPLRVLVVLWAFILGLSRVMLGRHNVTDVAFGFFLGYMQYSIVDYCWLSPHNAPVLFVLWNQP from the coding sequence ATGCCGAGCCCCCGGAGGAACGCCGAGGGACGCCCGCTAGCCGCCTGCGCCCCGAGCAGCAGCGGCAGCCCGGCccatggcggcggcggcggcaggttCGAGTTCCAGTCCCTGCTCAGCAGCCGCGCGCCGGGCACCGACCCCACCTGCGCCCGGCTCCGCGCGTCCGAGAGCCCAGTGCACCGCCGCGGCTCGTTCCCCCTGGCCGGGGCGGGCTCCTCGCCGGCGCTCCCGTCCCCGCTGCCCGAGGAGGACCGCATGGACCTGAACCCGTCCTTCCTGGGCATCGCCCTGCGCTCCCTGCTGGCCATCGACCTGTGGCTGTCTAAGAAGCTGGGGGTGTGTGCGGGGGAGAGCTCATCCTGGGGCAGCGTGCGGCCCCTTATGAAATTGCTGGAGATCTCGGGACACGGCATCCCCTGGCTGCTGGGCACCCTCTACTGCCTGTCCAGGAGCGACAGCTGGGCCGGGCGAGAGGTGCTGATGAACCTGCTCTTCTCCCTGCTGTTGGACCTGCTGCTGGTGGCCCTGATCAAGGGGCTGGTCCGCAGGCGCCGCCCGGCCCACAACCAGATGGACATGTTTTTCACCCTTTCGGTGGACAAGTACTCCTTCCCTTCGGGCCATGCCACCAGGGCCGCCCTGGTCTCACGGTTCATCCTGAACCACCTAGTGCTGGCCATTCCACTGAGGGTGCTCGTGGTACTGTGGGCCTTCATCTTGGGCCTCTCCAGGGTCATGCTGGGGCGGCACAATGTCACCGACGTGGCTTTTGGCTTTTTTCTGGGCTACATGCAGTACAGCATCGTGGACTACTG